A stretch of DNA from Spirosoma endbachense:
AACCCAGCTTTTGAGCCAATTGCATAGCCTCATCGGCATATTTTTTGGCTTGTTGAGGATTATATGTGTAATAGACACCCACTGCCTTGGTCAGAAGAAGGACTCGGTTGGTGTCAGGGCCGGCGTGTTTGAGCAGATTGTCGAGGCTGTCGCGCTTGCTCTGCTGGGCGATCGCCAACTGCGGAGAAGCCAGGAAGAATAAACTAAATAGCAGAGCAAGCAGACGTATAGCCATAGTACATATTGTATAAAAGGATGGTAAGGTATTGTCATATTCTCAGTATTAGAGAAATGATTTATAAACCGGCGCAAAAACAACATTGGGGCGTGAAATCTTGAATTTCAGAGTGTTTTTGCCTGATTTTCAGGCGCTTTTTGGCCATGTTACATGAGTGCTAAAAGATGTTACCTGCCTGTTAACAGCGAGAAATGCATTCCCGGTACGTTTGCACAGCCCTTTTCTTCAAATACACTCATAAAAGCGAAACGTAGTCAGTTCAGCTTATTTCTAACCAATACTATCATGATCGATTTATTACCAGATTGTGTTCAATCTGATTTCCAGCCGGTTACTTTTCCGGAAGCTACTATCCCATCACCCTGCATGGTGACCAAATCCCCCATCTTTTTAGGACGGCAACGACTGACTCGCTTCGAGAGGTGGCAAGCCTTGGCTGGCCGCCCCTGTATAATGGGACTCATCTGGCTGTTGCTAGGTTGGGGGCTTACTTCGACCACCCAGGCCCAGAAACTCGTCTGGGCCAAACAACTCGGCGGTACCAACCCTAGCCTTCAACAATTGGCCACGTCGGTGGCCGTAGATGGAATGGGTAACGTTTACACCACCGGCTATTTCATGGGTACGGTGGACTTTGATCCGGGTGCAGGGGTGGTCAATCTGACCTCGACCGGGGGTAATGACATCTTTGTGAGCAAGTTCAACGCGGGGGGCAACTTTATCTGGGCCAAACAACTCAGCGGCAGCGGTGATGATAGGGGCACATCAGTAGTGGTAGATGGGTCGGGTAACGTTTATACCACCGGTTATTTCGAGAGTAGTGTCGATTTTGATCCCGGTGCGGGTGTGTTCAAACTGACCTCAGCAGGATATGAGGACATGTTTGTGAGCAAACTCGACGCGGGAGGCAACCTGGTCTGGGCCAAACAAGTTAGCGGCATCAGTCATGACGGTGGCAACTCAGTAGCGGTTGATGGAGCGGGCAACGTTTATACTACCGGCTATTTCTTAGGTACGACCGATTTTGATCCCGGTGCGGGCGTGTTCAAGCTGACCTCAGCGGGGGATACTGACCTGTTTGTGAGCAAGCTCGATGCGGATGGCAACTTCGTCTGGGCCAAAGCAGTCGGCGGCACCAGTGGTGATCAAGGCACCTCGGTGATGGTGGATGGGATGAGTAACGTTTATATCACCGGCTATTTCGAGGGTACGGTGGACTTTGATCCGGGTGCAGGGGTGGCCAAGCTGACCTCGACGGGGCAGAATACTGACATCTTTGTGAGCAAGTTCAACGCGGGGGGCAACCTGGTCTGGGCCAAACAACTCGGCGGTACATTTCATGATGGTGGTACTTCAATAGCGGTGGATAAGATGGGCAACGTCTATACTACGGGCTATTTCGAGGATACGGGCGATTTCGATCCCGGTGCGGGCGTGTTCAAGCTGACCTCGGCGCCGGGGGCCTATTCTGACATGTTTGTAAGCAAGCTCGATGCAGGGGGTAACTTTGTCTGGGCCAAAGGAGTCGGCAGCAAAGGCCTTGATTACGGTACCTCGGTGGCCGTGGATGGGTCGGGTAACGTCTACACCACCGGCCTTTTCTATTATACGGTGGATTTTGATCCGGGGATGGGTGTATTCAATCTAACCTCGGCCTATTCTGACATCTTTGTGAGTAAGCTCGACGCGGGGGGCAACTTTGTCTGGGCCAAACAAGTCGGCGGCATCAATGGGTATGTGTTCAGCAGTTCGATAGCGGTGGATGAGGGTGGGAGCATCTATACCACTGGCAATTTTTATAGTACGGTGGATTTTGATCCGGGAATGGGTGTGTTCAATCTGACCTCGGCTGGGTATAGAGACATCTTTGTGAGTAAGCTGCATCAATACACCCCGGTGAGTTTAACCACCTGGGTCAGTTCCACTACGGTTAACGCGGGCAATACATTGACCCTGTCAGTAACAGCCACGGGGGGCACACCCGGAAAGCCGGACCATCCCTACTCCTACACCTGGGCAGCTCCGGTAGGCTGTACCCTGTCGGCCACCAATACCAGTACGGTCTCGGCCACCGTGGGGGCGCGGCTGAGCGGGGTGCAAACGTTCACTGTTACGGTAACCGATTCGGACGATTCGCCCGCCGTCACCGATCAGGTGCGCGTGATGGTCAACGCCCTCTCTACAGCTACCTTTCGCATTGATGGAGTGACGACGATGAGCTGTGAAACCGTCTCGGCCAGTCAGCGTCGGGTGAGCTTCAATCCACGCTACGAAGGGCTGGATGGCTCCTCGGTGAGCTTCTCCGTCGTCAACGAAATGCGGCCTACCCGGAATCAGGGACCTTACACGCTGACGCTGTACACCGACAATCCCGTTATCACACTACAGGCCACTCAGAGCGAAACGACCACTGAGTTTACCTACAACTGGCTGAGGGACTGCCCGTCAACGGCCCGGCTTGGAGTTGGCGAAGAAGGGTCTGGTTTACTGGTGTACCTATTGGGTAATCCGGTTGAGGGAGAATTGGCGACAATCGAGATTAGCGGAGTAATGGGTCAGCCTGTTCAGGTTGAACTGGTCGATACCCAGGGACGATCCTACTACCAGCAAGCCTTGCCGCAGGCCAGCGGTCTGGACCGTGTTCGTTTACCACTCGGGAGCCGTCATGGCATGTTGCTGATTCGGGTTTCGACGTCCACTCAACAGCACACGGTCAAGCTCCTCCGATTATAAGGGAATAACCCCGATCGACACAGATCGGGGTTATTTTTGCTCCTCTGGCGGGATGAATTAATTTTAGTAACACCGTAGCTGCATCATCCAGGGCATCCGCAGAAAACTGCCTTCAGTAAATCTCGCTAGTAACTCCCGACTTATGGCTCATCATTTGGGGAAAAACGGCTGTTTCAATAGCTGATAGCTTCAGGGTCCAGGCAATGGTATGCCGAACTGTAAAGCATCATACCGCACAAGCGTAGTTATCCAGCTCCTTCATGTAACAGGCTAGTTGCTTAACAAAAGCGCCGGTAAATGGTGGCTGTTGTTTGCCCTTTAAGGTTGCAGCATACCAGGTTCTAAGAATTCGTTCCTCCGTGATGGGTACTGTAGTCAATTGACCCGATTGTACATAAGGCCGAACTACCCAGGTTGGCATGACGGCAACACCCATACCGGCTTTAACCATTTCCAATATCGCTTCGGTAAGGGTGATTTTGTATACTTTGGCGGGCCGACAGTTTTTGAAAATCATCATAAAATTTTCACTTTCCTCGTCCGGAATATTATACATGACATAATTCTGTCCGGCAAAATCGGCTAACTCGACCCAGCCGCGACCAGACCATGGATGGTCGGGGGCAACGATAGCCACAAACTCATCCTGAAAAAGCGGGGTATACAAAAATTTAGGATTGCTATTCCCCTCCGTGATGGCCACATCGATTGTATTGGTTATCAGGTGCTTATCAGCGTCCTTGGTCGCAGCTTCCAACTCAATCTTAATATCTACTTTGGGGTAAATCATCTGGAACTCGCGCAAAAAACCAGCCAGCCAGTGATAGGAGGTGTAGCATTGCGTACAAAGCCGGATCTCTCCTGCCTCATTGTCAATCAGGGTTCGAACCTTAGCCCGCGTATCGGCTACTTCCTGAAGTATCTTCTCAGCTGCCTGTAAAACAATCATCCCAGCCTGCGAAAGACGCATCTGTTTTTTATCGCGGATGAAAAGCTGCGTGTTGAAGTAGCCTTCAATTTCCCTCAGCTGATGGCTCAGGGCTGATTGTGTTAAAAACAACTGTTCGGCGGCTCTCGTCAGGTTACCACTACTGGCAACCTCTTTCACCATCTGAAGGTGTCGAATTTCCATGATGAATATTATTCATGATTTCAACAAAAATAATTCGCTTTACTAATATATCAAAAGGTGTCAACTTTACAGCCGTAAATCAACCACTAATGAACACACAACATGAAAACGGTAAAACATCTATTCGCTCAGATTCTCAGTCTATCTTTGATCGTATTGAGCATTGCAGGCAAGGCCCAATCTACTGATCAGGAGCTTACTTCATGGGCAAAAGAGAAATCATTTGAAATAGGTACGTACATGGGAGAAAATCGGACTGTAAATTTAATGTTAATGGTCCGTCAGACAAATGGGGTTACGATCAGGATCAAAAATGCAGACGATGAGATCCTTCATGAGCTGTCTATGAAAAAATCGCCTAGAGCCTATCACTATAAGCTGAACTTTGACGGGAGTCGATCTGGCTTATACAAACTGGAAATCACCGACGGTCGAAAAACCCTGATCCGTCGGATTGAGGTGGTCGATGTGCCGGCCACTGAAGCTCAGCGGTACATCACTTTCACCTCACCATCTTCTTTGTAATACCTGAAAATTGACGGAATGATGAATCATAATAACCTGAAAGTCGCCAGTCCATTTTTGGTTGCTGTCGCCTTTGCGATCGTTTATATTGTCTGGGGCTCAACGTATTTCTTTATACAGATGGCCATTCAGGATCTACCACCTTTACTAATGGGAGCCATGCGTTTTCTGGCTGCCGGAGCTATACTGCTTTTGTGGTCGTTTATTAAGGGCGAACGTATCTTCGTTAAAAGCAGCCTTATTACATCGGCCATAGTGGGTATATTGCTTTTGGTAGTGGGTAATGGTGTCGTTATTTGGGCAGAACAAACCCTGCCCAGCGCGTTGGTGGCCATATTAGTCTCATCGGCACCCATCTGGTTCGTGCTACTTGATAAACCAAACTGGAGCACTAACCTTAAAAGTAAATCGACGCTGGCCGGGTTGATGGTTGGTTTTATCGGTGTACTCCTGCTATTTGGTGAGCAGGTAAGCGATATGCTGGCAGCAAACACGGATCGATCAAAAATCATTGGGATGTTGTCGTTACTTGTCGGAGCCATTGCCTGGTCGTCGGGGTCACTTTATTCAAAACACAACCCTTCCGAAGGTTCGCCAACCGTTAATGTAGCCTGGCAGATGGTCATCGCTGGTCTGGTATTTCTGCCCGCTAGTTTGTTGAATCACGAATTTGATCGGGTAATTTGGTCTCAGATCACCGTGCAGGCGTGGCTGGCGCTGGCTTATCTTGTTCTGTTCGGGTCAATTATTGCCTATAGCGCCTATGTGTGGCTACTACAGGTACGCTCGGCTACGCAGGTAAGTACCTATGCTTACGTGAATCCAGTGATTGCTGTTATTTTAGGAATCGTGTTTGCCCATGAAACCATCTCACTAGTCCAGCTAATTGGTCTGGTCGTTATTTTAGGCAGTGTTTTATTAATTAACCTTTCCAAATACCGTATCGGGACCACGGGCAACAACAACGAAAAAAAAGGAGTATCTGATAAGCCATCTGCATTACTGCATGACCAGGTTTGTCTAACCGATGTGCTTATTCCCCCGGTAAAAATAATCGAAAACTGAGTCATGATTTCTTTCCCATTATAAGCCGCCAGGAGCTCTCCTGGCGGCTTTTTATTTTACTGGGTGTCGTACCAGACTCGAACTGATGATCCTCGGTACTTCAAGCCGGTGCTTTCATCACTCCAGCTACCGACACAGTTGCTAACACTGGATTCGAACCAGCGTCTCCCGAGCCAACTTCCAGTTACCCAAAGTTGTACTAATTGGCAATGTTGCTGATGCTCAGGTCACCAGAGTCTGTTTCAAAGAGGTTTCGCAATGAAGGCTGTATCCACCAGGAACATACTGTCAAAGAAAATAGTGGATTCGGTGTTACGTTCCATAAGCTAGCGGGAATACAGATTCGTAAATCTGGTTGAGACTTCTGCGTCAGGTCTATCAGGCCAACTTAGTACAAGGTAAACTGTCAAGTATCCCCTCATTTTAACCCCGAGGAGCCAGTTCTTTATATGGAAACTACCACGTCAAAAAAATGGTACAACAAAGTATGGCTAGTTGTTTTCTCCGGCCTGACATTATTCCCTATAAACCTCTTTATACTTTTGAAAAATCAGAGTATAAAGCGAATATGGAAGGTGATTCTATTTTTACTTTCCCCCTTATTTACAGCACTGACAGTCGGCCTTTTATTCTTTTCCTATATCAGTATATCATCCCTGCTCAAAACTAAATTTGAAGAATCGGCAAAAAAAGCAGCTGACGGTCCTATTGTTTTTTATGACTGGAATACGGCACTTGCCGGGTATAAAAACGCAGACGACGAAATAATCATCCCGGCAAAGTTTGATTATGCTGGTGACATCGTTAATGGATCAGCCGTCGTATGTCAGGATGGGAAATATGGTTATATTGATAAAGAGGGCAATCAATTACTGCCATTTCAGTTTGACGACGCTTTTACATTCAATGAGGGAGTGGCCGTTGTTAAGCAGGAAAACAAATGGATGGTCATTGATAGCAAGGGCCAACCATTGAAAACATTGGATTATGATAGTATATATCAGAGTGATACACTATTTATGATAAAGAAGAAGAATTTATATGGGTGTCTGAATACGAAAGGCGAAGAAATTATCAAACCAGAAGTTCCCTCATCTTTCCATTTTCGGGATGGCTTAGCGTATTTTGGTCCTTTCAAAGATGGGATCATTTATATGGATACAAGATTGAAACCTGCCCTGATTATTAACGGTACTCAAGGTAGTGATTTTAGTGAAGGCTTGTCTGCAATTATTCGAGACGGGAAGGTAGGTTTTATTAACCTGAACGGAGAATTAGTGATTCCAGCAGAATATGACGTTAAAGATTATAGCGGTATTACCTTTCTGCCATCCTTTTCGTTAGGCTTAGCCTGTGTCCATAAAAATGGGAAGTATGGCTTTATAAACAAACAGGGAGAAATCGTTATACCTCTTCAATTTGACCATGCCTATGATTTTAATAAAAGCGGGATAACAACTGTCACAGTAAATAAAAAGCAGGGAGTTATCAATACCCAGGGTGATTTTGTTCTTCAACCGATTTATGAAAGCGTCAATACCATTCCTTCTGGAATTAATATAATAAGGGCCGAGTTAAACGGTAAATTTGGTTTTGTCGATAAAACAGGCAAAGTAGTCAGACCCTTTATCTATGATCTGGTTTATGATTATAATGATGGAAGATTTTTTGCCAGACAAAACGGGAAATGGGCTTTGCTGGATCAGGACGGGAAACAGATTACTCCCTTTCACTTTGAAAACGTCTATGGTGGTTTTGAGGAAGGGGTAGCCTGTGTTCAACTAAATGGAAAATATGGCTATATCAGTAAGTCAGGTAAGCTGATAATTGATTTTAAATTCGATAAAGGCGGAAATTTCAATAAAGGGAAACTCGGTAAATATCAAAACGATAGCTATTTTATTTATAATAAAAAGGGTCGGGAAATTGGCTCTGAATAGGAACTGGATAGCCTAGATTGTCTACTCGATGTGCTTATCCCCCCGGTAAAAATAATCGAAAACTGGACCATGATTTTTTCCCGTAAAAAGCCGGGAGGGGTAACCCTCCCGGCTTTTTTATTATTTGATTTACACGCCTATTGAGCTTTCTTAGGTTTATTAAACGGTATGGAAAATACCCTATTAAAAAATGTGGTGAACGACTGTTACCTCTTGGTGACCAGACGGAATAGAGGAGTGAAAGTCAGGTGGAATCTTCAACCTCTGCTTGCCTGGAAAATATTGACATTGGCAAACGTTTAACTCACTGTTCATTCCCACCCAAAATCTGTACGCTTTTATGGAAACTACTCCTGCCCCCGCTAAGCCCAGGAATAAGACTATTTCACAACGAGTCTTGAAACTTATTTTAGACCTCTATGCCCCTACTGTATTGATTCACATGCTAAAACTAAAAACCGGGAAAAAGGCATTTGTTTTCTTTCTTGTATTAGTAGCTTCAATTCATTTTAGCTCAAATTCTTTTGCCCAAGCTCGTCAAGTAAACCCTCTTGACGCATTTATAGAAAACAGAGGGACAAAAATACTTGCGCGATGTGCCCATCCATTTAATACGTATACCGAAGGTAAATACTCAGTTGATGGAAGTATCATCAGAGTTTGGGTTACTTATAGTAACGGTACCACTGAAACGATTCAATTACATTATAATGCGGATGGCGATTATTTTGATGGGGTAAAATGTACAGCTGGTAGCGAGTGTTCATATAGTTTCATGGCAGTAAAAATGTTTAGCGCTACAATCCCAAGTGGGGAAAGGATTTGCCTGGAAAAATTTTTCCATTCATCCTTCGATACTATGAGTGGTGAGCAAATGACAGCAGCTGGATTAACTGGCGAATGGTGGAAATGGAGAGAGAAACCGTGTAATTAACTTTTTGATGCCCCTATTGCTTTCTTTAACCCGATAAAATGGACTTATAGCCCTCCAAACAGAAAAAAGCCTTATAAATCAAGGACTTATAAGGCTTTATGCCTAATCTTAAGCGCACTCGTAGGATCTGTCAAAACAATCCGCTAATACACTTATTCTCAATATTTTAGCCTTTATTCTTCATCTTCTGTAACCCAAATATAAAGCCAATCGTCATCAGAATAAAGCTTAAATACTTTGGAAAGAACGTTTTTGTGTGACCTGAAGCCTATACATGAACTTCAAAATGTAGTCAATGCCCTGCAATTGGCTCTTTTAAGTTTATAAGACAAGATATTTTATAGAGTATACAAAGTGAAATCCATCATTAAGATTCTTGTGTCTATAGTAATTTAAGGTTAGCCGCTAGCTTTCATATTATTAATTGGCAAACTCTTGGCAAACAAGGAAATTTACATCTTACGCAATAAGCAAACTTCCCTTTATCAGTTGCTGCTGTGTTAAAAAAATGAGTTGGACCTGCTACTTTCGATTACTCACAATTTTGAGTTACTCTACTCCTTCGGCAGGCCACGCAGAGTTACCTTAAATTGTATTCCTTGTAAGCAAGGCACTCACCCGAGTGGGCGTGGCAGAAGCGGGAATGGAGTTGTAGGTGAAGATACTAGGTAATCCAGTAGAGTGAAAATCCGTCGGGGTTGAGATTCGTGGGGTAACAGGCCAATCAGTGCAGTTGAATCTGACGGATCTTCAGGGCCGGGTTTTGCATCACCAGCGACTTGACGAAGCGGGCTCACTAGAACGGGTGAGTGTGCCGGTTGGTATGGGCAAGGGGCTATTACTCTTGCAGGTCAATACCGCTCAGAAACGCCAGCAAGTGAAGTTATTGAAGCCCTGGTTTTTAGTTGATGGAATGCATCGCCCGATTTCGAGAAGGTCGGGCGTTTTTTTTACCAGCAACAAAGGCCCCATCCAGCCACTAGCAAAATAGGACCTTAACCCATACACTACTTGTGTTTAGATTCAGACCTCAACAACCCGTATCAGAGTAGTTATCGTACTATATATCCGGGTTACCGTCTGGTAAGGCTGAACCAGAATAAATCAATTGCTCATGAAATCGGATAACGTTCTATCCAAAGGTTATAAATTTCAAGTGCAGTAGTTATAGCTGTTCAGAATAATCTTGCGTTACAGCCGCAGCTTCATGATCAATTGGTGGATAGGTACCCCTGCCAGCGCGAACGCTTTTGTCATCTGACAAATCGGTATCAATTATGATCTCGCCCTGTAATAATCTCGCAACGGGGCAATTTTTAGCGATATATAACAACCGTTCTCGTTGTTCATCACTGACTGGTTGACCAAAAAATATAGTACGCTCTATCAGGGTTTGGAAGGGTTCTCGCCGTTGTTGCATGTTAACCGCGACGTGTATGTCAGAAATATCCCACCCCTTTTTCCTGACATACATTCTAAGCGTAGTGAGTGTACAGGCCACTAGTCCCGAAAGTACGGCACTAAACGGATCGGGTCCGATGTCTTTTCCGCCGTTAAAAGTCGGCTCATCCATGAGTAGTTGTCCAGCGCGCCAGTTGATGACAACTTCCTGTCGGCCTTTGACAATATCGCCCGTTATGTCTTTGGCAAACAGGTGACTAGTTTCTTTTTTACGCATCATGATTTAAATGTATGTTGGCGGACTATTCATCGTTTATGTTGTCTGAAGTATAGTGTACATGACTCGCACCGATCCATTTCCGCAACTTCAGTCACTGGATTTATGATTCCTTTGAGCTGGAATAAAGCGGTCTCTGCCGCTTCAACGGGTCGTCCTGTTGAGCAGCCAGTAAAAAGGCGGCTGCACTCCCCACCCAAACCGAATAATCGAAAGGGGCTTTTATCCCCAAAGAGACGCTCATGGCTAGGGCAAACATCAACAAAAGAATGCCTGTGCCAATGGCTGCTAGTTTTGTCTTAAAGCCTGAAACCAGCATAACCGACAATAGTATTTCGAAAAATGTGGCAGCGTAAGCGGAGAATTTGCTCAAAATTCCTGGGAGAAAAGAAGTAACTTCCCCCGTGTATTTTTCAAAATTCTGCCAGTTGCCCCAGCTAGAGTCAGGTCCCCAAAGACCAAACCGGTCGGCAACCGCTGAAAGCATTGTGGCAGCGATGGCAACTCGTAAAAAAATCTGAAGAAAATGTTCCGTTTTACTGGTGATCATTTATAGCTAAACAATTAACTGATACCGAATTTGTATAGGCACTTTATCGATGTATTCGCCTGAAGCGATAGCCCGTTTTTTTGACAATTTCATCGTCCACCGCTTCAGGGCGGGGCGGGCAATGATCCAGGAGGAACAGAATCGCTCGCCGTCTCACGGACGAACACGGATGATCGTCTTCCCCTTGACTCGACTGGTCGGATTGAAGGCGGCAACAGCGTTGTCAAGGGTAGCGATGTGGCCGATGTTCGGCCGCAGACGTCCCGCTCGGAACCGCTGGACGACCTCATTCAATTGGGCTCGATCGGGTACGACGACAAAGTCAATAGTCAGCCCTCCTGTGGGCCGTATATCGGTTGGGCCGGTGATGGTCACCAGCGTTCCTCCAGCGCGAATCAAGCCCGCAGACCGCTTCGCGATGTCGCCCCCGAGGACATCAAAAACCAGATCGACCCCGCCAACATCTTCTAAGGCTTCGTTATCGAGGTCGACGAACTCCTGTGCGCCGAAGTCGAGAGCCGTCTGACGGCCGGCAGTGCGCCCGGTGCCGATGACGTAGGCGCCAGCCTCACGGGCGAACTGGGCCGCCATCGAACCGACTATGCCGGCCGCACCATGCACCAGGACGCTCTGCCCCGCCCGAAGGTGGCCGTGCTCGAACAGCCCCTGCCATGCGGTCAGTCCCGGCATCACCAGACTCGCGCCCACAGCGAAGTCAACGTCGCCCGGCAACGGCGCAAGGTTGCGTGCCTCGACGGCTACATACTCCGCCAGGGTGCCGTCGCGATACCAGTCGGTAAGGCCAAACACCCGCTGTCCCACCGACAGTCCCGTTGTGCCGTAGCCGAGGGCGGTGACCACTCCGGCCAGTTCGTGGCCGGGGATCGACGGGGTCCGGTCACGATCGAGCCGATCGGTCCAGGTCGAGGGCCACGACAGCTCATCTCCGGTGATACTCGACGCGTGAACCTCAACGACGACATCGTTTATCGCTGCCAGCGGCTCGGGCCGCTCCACG
This window harbors:
- a CDS encoding SBBP repeat-containing protein; translated protein: MIDLLPDCVQSDFQPVTFPEATIPSPCMVTKSPIFLGRQRLTRFERWQALAGRPCIMGLIWLLLGWGLTSTTQAQKLVWAKQLGGTNPSLQQLATSVAVDGMGNVYTTGYFMGTVDFDPGAGVVNLTSTGGNDIFVSKFNAGGNFIWAKQLSGSGDDRGTSVVVDGSGNVYTTGYFESSVDFDPGAGVFKLTSAGYEDMFVSKLDAGGNLVWAKQVSGISHDGGNSVAVDGAGNVYTTGYFLGTTDFDPGAGVFKLTSAGDTDLFVSKLDADGNFVWAKAVGGTSGDQGTSVMVDGMSNVYITGYFEGTVDFDPGAGVAKLTSTGQNTDIFVSKFNAGGNLVWAKQLGGTFHDGGTSIAVDKMGNVYTTGYFEDTGDFDPGAGVFKLTSAPGAYSDMFVSKLDAGGNFVWAKGVGSKGLDYGTSVAVDGSGNVYTTGLFYYTVDFDPGMGVFNLTSAYSDIFVSKLDAGGNFVWAKQVGGINGYVFSSSIAVDEGGSIYTTGNFYSTVDFDPGMGVFNLTSAGYRDIFVSKLHQYTPVSLTTWVSSTTVNAGNTLTLSVTATGGTPGKPDHPYSYTWAAPVGCTLSATNTSTVSATVGARLSGVQTFTVTVTDSDDSPAVTDQVRVMVNALSTATFRIDGVTTMSCETVSASQRRVSFNPRYEGLDGSSVSFSVVNEMRPTRNQGPYTLTLYTDNPVITLQATQSETTTEFTYNWLRDCPSTARLGVGEEGSGLLVYLLGNPVEGELATIEISGVMGQPVQVELVDTQGRSYYQQALPQASGLDRVRLPLGSRHGMLLIRVSTSTQQHTVKLLRL
- a CDS encoding LysR family transcriptional regulator is translated as MEIRHLQMVKEVASSGNLTRAAEQLFLTQSALSHQLREIEGYFNTQLFIRDKKQMRLSQAGMIVLQAAEKILQEVADTRAKVRTLIDNEAGEIRLCTQCYTSYHWLAGFLREFQMIYPKVDIKIELEAATKDADKHLITNTIDVAITEGNSNPKFLYTPLFQDEFVAIVAPDHPWSGRGWVELADFAGQNYVMYNIPDEESENFMMIFKNCRPAKVYKITLTEAILEMVKAGMGVAVMPTWVVRPYVQSGQLTTVPITEERILRTWYAATLKGKQQPPFTGAFVKQLACYMKELDNYACAV
- a CDS encoding EamA family transporter — translated: MMNHNNLKVASPFLVAVAFAIVYIVWGSTYFFIQMAIQDLPPLLMGAMRFLAAGAILLLWSFIKGERIFVKSSLITSAIVGILLLVVGNGVVIWAEQTLPSALVAILVSSAPIWFVLLDKPNWSTNLKSKSTLAGLMVGFIGVLLLFGEQVSDMLAANTDRSKIIGMLSLLVGAIAWSSGSLYSKHNPSEGSPTVNVAWQMVIAGLVFLPASLLNHEFDRVIWSQITVQAWLALAYLVLFGSIIAYSAYVWLLQVRSATQVSTYAYVNPVIAVILGIVFAHETISLVQLIGLVVILGSVLLINLSKYRIGTTGNNNEKKGVSDKPSALLHDQVCLTDVLIPPVKIIEN
- a CDS encoding WG repeat-containing protein, with the translated sequence METTTSKKWYNKVWLVVFSGLTLFPINLFILLKNQSIKRIWKVILFLLSPLFTALTVGLLFFSYISISSLLKTKFEESAKKAADGPIVFYDWNTALAGYKNADDEIIIPAKFDYAGDIVNGSAVVCQDGKYGYIDKEGNQLLPFQFDDAFTFNEGVAVVKQENKWMVIDSKGQPLKTLDYDSIYQSDTLFMIKKKNLYGCLNTKGEEIIKPEVPSSFHFRDGLAYFGPFKDGIIYMDTRLKPALIINGTQGSDFSEGLSAIIRDGKVGFINLNGELVIPAEYDVKDYSGITFLPSFSLGLACVHKNGKYGFINKQGEIVIPLQFDHAYDFNKSGITTVTVNKKQGVINTQGDFVLQPIYESVNTIPSGINIIRAELNGKFGFVDKTGKVVRPFIYDLVYDYNDGRFFARQNGKWALLDQDGKQITPFHFENVYGGFEEGVACVQLNGKYGYISKSGKLIIDFKFDKGGNFNKGKLGKYQNDSYFIYNKKGREIGSE
- a CDS encoding OsmC family protein; its protein translation is MMRKKETSHLFAKDITGDIVKGRQEVVINWRAGQLLMDEPTFNGGKDIGPDPFSAVLSGLVACTLTTLRMYVRKKGWDISDIHVAVNMQQRREPFQTLIERTIFFGQPVSDEQRERLLYIAKNCPVARLLQGEIIIDTDLSDDKSVRAGRGTYPPIDHEAAAVTQDYSEQL
- a CDS encoding DoxX family protein → MITSKTEHFLQIFLRVAIAATMLSAVADRFGLWGPDSSWGNWQNFEKYTGEVTSFLPGILSKFSAYAATFFEILLSVMLVSGFKTKLAAIGTGILLLMFALAMSVSLGIKAPFDYSVWVGSAAAFLLAAQQDDPLKRQRPLYSSSKES
- a CDS encoding NADP-dependent oxidoreductase — its product is MKAIVVTDQAAGTAGMKLVERPEPLAAINDVVVEVHASSITGDELSWPSTWTDRLDRDRTPSIPGHELAGVVTALGYGTTGLSVGQRVFGLTDWYRDGTLAEYVAVEARNLAPLPGDVDFAVGASLVMPGLTAWQGLFEHGHLRAGQSVLVHGAAGIVGSMAAQFAREAGAYVIGTGRTAGRQTALDFGAQEFVDLDNEALEDVGGVDLVFDVLGGDIAKRSAGLIRAGGTLVTITGPTDIRPTGGLTIDFVVVPDRAQLNEVVQRFRAGRLRPNIGHIATLDNAVAAFNPTSRVKGKTIIRVRP